The proteins below are encoded in one region of Candidatus Cloacimonadota bacterium:
- a CDS encoding AAA family ATPase translates to MNIQEINQKVVEKTEFVQSIYTEIGKVIVGQDYMIKRLLIGLFADGHVLLEGVPGLAKTLSVSTLADVISVGFNRVQFTPDLLPADLIGTLIFNQKDGTFTAKKGPIFSNIILADEINRAPSKVQSALLEAMQERQVTIGDKSYKLEEPFLVLATQNPIEQEGTYPLPEAQVDRFMLKLKVTYPKKDEEREIINRMSDNNPIIVKKIIKPKDVLNTRKLVNEIYVDEKIKEYVLNIVFATRSPEEYGLKDISEFIEFGGSPRASIYLVRAAKANALLDQRGYVSPEDIKEIGKDVLRHRIILTYEAEAENVTPEDIVDRIFDEIEIP, encoded by the coding sequence ATGAATATCCAAGAAATTAATCAAAAAGTAGTTGAAAAAACTGAATTTGTTCAGTCAATCTATACTGAAATTGGAAAGGTAATTGTGGGGCAGGATTATATGATCAAACGCCTGCTCATCGGGCTTTTTGCTGATGGGCATGTGCTGCTTGAGGGTGTTCCCGGTCTTGCAAAAACTTTATCAGTAAGTACGCTTGCAGATGTCATCAGTGTTGGATTTAACAGGGTCCAATTTACACCCGACCTTCTGCCAGCAGATCTCATAGGAACACTTATCTTCAATCAGAAAGATGGAACTTTTACTGCAAAAAAAGGTCCAATTTTCTCGAATATAATCCTCGCTGATGAAATAAACCGGGCACCGTCAAAAGTGCAAAGCGCACTCCTCGAAGCAATGCAGGAACGCCAAGTGACAATTGGTGATAAGTCATACAAACTGGAAGAACCGTTCCTTGTACTTGCTACTCAAAATCCAATCGAGCAGGAAGGAACTTATCCTTTGCCGGAAGCTCAGGTGGACAGGTTCATGCTGAAACTAAAAGTAACCTATCCCAAAAAGGACGAAGAGCGCGAGATCATCAACCGTATGTCGGATAATAATCCGATTATAGTAAAAAAGATCATTAAGCCGAAGGATGTACTTAACACTCGAAAACTCGTTAATGAGATCTATGTTGACGAGAAAATCAAAGAATATGTGCTGAATATTGTTTTTGCAACACGCTCACCAGAAGAGTATGGCTTGAAGGATATCAGCGAATTCATTGAATTTGGTGGTTCTCCTCGTGCATCGATCTACCTTGTCCGTGCTGCAAAAGCAAATGCGCTTCTTGATCAGCGCGGATATGTTTCTCCTGAAGATATTAAGGAAATCGGAAAAGATGTGCTTCGTCATCGTATTATTCTTACTTATGAAGCTGAAGCTGAGAATGTGACGCCAGAGGATATTGTAGATCGAATCTTTGACGAGATAGAAATTCCTTAA
- a CDS encoding Bpu10I family restriction endonuclease — METFRHGDTITELLETDKDALRKMYLNEITIQYKKWKTSNLEITSNEHADLKQKIKLYAEYREFLFSKKFREENTFLKQRKLFETAFSEFMYYVMKDLTIIDEMDLHFGRAEVPLNMKFEYDKLENIKKEKLIQFSTQKMRTVIGKNIQMKYRIIGRKSYLEFEMMLPIIISETAMVLDDWFVLSYQNQVRRVKSLFPKCLSFIVCEVVNNDFSFDVSSSNIDGIYILQQQTTRMKRRAISCEVLEAFLHKIQTNLYKQREDILKKIRKGVLAD, encoded by the coding sequence ATGGAAACATTTAGACACGGTGATACGATCACCGAACTACTCGAAACAGATAAAGATGCACTCAGGAAAATGTATCTTAATGAGATAACGATCCAATACAAGAAATGGAAAACATCTAATCTTGAGATCACATCAAATGAACACGCTGATCTGAAACAAAAAATAAAACTGTATGCCGAGTATCGAGAATTCCTATTCTCCAAGAAATTCAGAGAAGAAAATACATTTCTCAAGCAAAGAAAACTCTTTGAAACTGCATTTTCTGAATTTATGTACTATGTTATGAAGGATTTGACGATCATTGATGAAATGGATCTTCATTTTGGTCGGGCAGAAGTGCCATTGAACATGAAGTTTGAGTATGACAAACTTGAAAACATCAAAAAAGAGAAACTCATCCAGTTTTCCACCCAGAAAATGAGAACGGTGATTGGGAAAAATATTCAGATGAAATATCGAATTATTGGAAGAAAAAGTTATCTCGAATTTGAAATGATGCTTCCGATCATCATATCCGAAACAGCAATGGTTTTGGATGACTGGTTTGTTCTTTCCTATCAAAATCAAGTTCGACGAGTTAAATCTCTTTTCCCAAAATGCTTGAGTTTCATTGTATGTGAAGTTGTGAACAATGACTTTAGTTTTGACGTGTCAAGTTCCAATATAGATGGTATTTATATTTTACAGCAGCAAACAACGCGCATGAAGCGAAGAGCTATTTCCTGTGAAGTGCTGGAAGCTTTTCTTCATAAGATCCAAACGAATCTTTATAAACAGCGTGAAGATATTTTGAAGAAGATCAGAAAAGGTGTGTTAGCTGATTAG
- a CDS encoding serine hydroxymethyltransferase yields the protein MLNYDEIKKVDPEIYEAIMNEVNRQCNNLELIASENIVSEAVMEAAGSVLTNKYAEGYPYRYSKKTGELLYRLYGRYYGGCEYIDDVERIAIERAKELFGAEHANVQPHSGSQANMAAYFTLLKPGETILSLELTHGGHLTHGHPLSFSGSLFNIVPYGVNKDTEQFDYNEIREKALECKPKMILTGASAYPRSINFKKFKEIADEVGASLVVDMAHIAGLIAADLHPNPVPYADIVTTTTHKTLRGPRGGMILCTNELAPELDKWVFPGVQGGPLEHIIAAKAVAFKEALQDDFKTYQKQILANAQALAKGLIKRGFNLVSNGTDNHLMLLNLGTEEEGGPSGKKMEGSLDLAGITANKNTVPFDTRPPFVASGIRLGTPAVTTRGMRESEMDIIADFIRKVYDNYDNEEQLAKIKEDVQALCAQFPIFEELRK from the coding sequence ATGTTAAATTATGATGAAATAAAAAAAGTTGATCCTGAAATTTATGAAGCAATTATGAACGAGGTGAACAGGCAATGTAATAACCTTGAGCTGATCGCTTCTGAAAATATTGTATCTGAAGCAGTGATGGAAGCAGCCGGTTCTGTTCTGACAAATAAATATGCAGAAGGTTATCCGTATCGATATAGTAAAAAAACTGGTGAGTTATTATATAGATTGTATGGAAGATATTATGGCGGTTGTGAATATATCGATGATGTGGAAAGAATTGCCATCGAAAGAGCAAAAGAACTCTTTGGTGCAGAACATGCCAATGTACAGCCACATTCCGGTTCACAAGCAAATATGGCAGCGTATTTCACTTTACTTAAACCTGGCGAGACTATTCTCAGTCTTGAACTCACACATGGCGGTCATTTGACACATGGACATCCGCTGAGCTTTTCAGGTAGTCTTTTTAATATTGTTCCGTATGGAGTTAACAAAGATACAGAACAATTTGATTATAATGAAATTCGTGAAAAAGCTCTCGAATGTAAACCAAAGATGATACTAACCGGTGCCAGTGCATATCCCCGTTCCATTAATTTCAAAAAGTTCAAAGAGATTGCAGATGAAGTCGGTGCATCACTCGTTGTGGATATGGCTCATATTGCAGGATTGATCGCAGCAGATCTGCATCCAAATCCAGTTCCATATGCGGACATCGTTACAACGACCACACATAAAACACTTCGTGGCCCGCGTGGCGGTATGATACTTTGCACAAATGAACTTGCTCCAGAACTCGACAAATGGGTATTTCCGGGCGTCCAGGGCGGACCACTTGAACATATTATAGCAGCAAAAGCAGTTGCTTTTAAAGAAGCTTTGCAGGATGATTTTAAAACATATCAAAAACAGATATTAGCTAATGCCCAAGCTCTTGCGAAAGGTCTAATTAAGCGAGGATTCAATCTTGTTTCAAATGGTACTGATAATCATTTAATGCTACTTAATCTTGGAACTGAAGAAGAGGGAGGACCTTCAGGAAAGAAAATGGAAGGTTCACTCGATCTGGCTGGTATCACTGCGAATAAAAATACTGTTCCATTTGATACTCGTCCTCCATTTGTTGCATCAGGAATTCGTCTGGGGACACCTGCTGTTACAACGCGTGGTATGCGCGAATCTGAGATGGATATTATTGCTGACTTTATCAGAAAAGTATATGATAACTACGATAATGAAGAACAGCTCGCAAAAATCAAAGAGGATGTACAAGCACTGTGTGCACAATTCCCGATATTTGAGGAATTGAGAAAATAA
- the rpiB gene encoding ribose 5-phosphate isomerase B: protein MKIIVASDHAGFKLKEELIAYLESQKYDVVDGGTSSAESIDYPDIGFPAAEKVADGLVDFGIAICGSGIGMSIVTNKVKGVRAALCTSENIARLSRQHNNANMLILPGRFMSFEEAKKIVDTWIMTKFDGGRHQRRIDKIKKYEERR, encoded by the coding sequence ATGAAGATCATTGTAGCTTCTGATCATGCAGGCTTTAAACTGAAAGAAGAACTGATTGCATACCTTGAAAGTCAGAAGTATGATGTTGTCGATGGTGGAACTTCATCTGCAGAGTCCATTGATTATCCGGATATTGGATTTCCAGCTGCAGAAAAAGTTGCTGATGGTTTAGTCGATTTCGGGATCGCAATCTGCGGTTCCGGTATTGGCATGAGTATCGTTACAAATAAAGTAAAAGGCGTACGTGCAGCACTTTGCACGTCAGAAAACATTGCCCGTCTTTCACGCCAGCATAATAATGCGAACATGCTCATCCTGCCTGGAAGGTTCATGTCATTTGAAGAAGCAAAGAAAATAGTTGACACGTGGATCATGACAAAATTTGATGGCGGTCGTCATCAACGACGTATAGATAAAATAAAAAAGTACGAGGAACGCCGATAA